In the Colwellia sp. 20A7 genome, one interval contains:
- a CDS encoding glutathione S-transferase family protein yields MNNIKLYMWATPNSRRISILFEELGLNFDVHPVNIRAKEQFAAEITDLNPFGKVPIVVWQECEEQRLLFESGAILIHFAEAGKQFLPAESKERSEILSWLMVALTGLGPHSASAHYWSDLAVEKSPQALDYHVNFTARVYRLLDDRLADNEYLAGDYSIADMAAYPWISVSEWTTLDIEDYPNLLRWYKHVGLRPAVQRGMSLPTGITLD; encoded by the coding sequence ATGAATAATATTAAACTGTATATGTGGGCTACGCCCAATTCGCGCCGGATTTCAATTCTTTTTGAAGAATTGGGTCTTAATTTTGATGTTCACCCTGTTAATATCAGAGCAAAAGAACAATTTGCAGCTGAAATTACTGATCTGAATCCATTTGGAAAAGTGCCAATTGTTGTTTGGCAAGAGTGTGAAGAGCAACGCCTTTTATTTGAATCAGGTGCAATTCTAATACACTTTGCTGAAGCAGGTAAACAATTTCTTCCTGCTGAAAGTAAAGAACGTAGCGAAATACTTTCGTGGTTAATGGTGGCATTAACTGGATTAGGACCGCATAGTGCATCTGCACATTATTGGTCTGATTTAGCGGTAGAGAAGTCACCTCAAGCGCTAGATTATCATGTGAATTTTACTGCACGTGTATATCGCCTATTAGATGATCGACTTGCAGATAATGAATACTTGGCCGGAGACTATTCCATTGCCGATATGGCCGCTTATCCTTGGATTAGCGTTAGCGAATGGACGACCCTTGATATTGAAGACTATCCAAATTTATTAAGATGGTATAAACATGTTGGTTTACGCCCAGCAGTACAGCGTGGCATGAGTTTACCAACTGGTATTACTCTAGATTAA
- a CDS encoding PEP-CTERM sorting domain-containing protein, protein MKLGYRQATFAILLFSMSSLANAGLIYSSNFDAENEEPIITSVSYYYYSSINYASQTYSETGLEYIDGLSLEMNLDLNLFSGTLGFQFSLNDSIVGTWDLTGSSIEQKYNLDFNFAELNSTSTDWTLRMDVYDPICTSCGAIRLTELNDVTFKSSHVNSVPEPTTLAIFALGMIGLASRRFKKLS, encoded by the coding sequence ATGAAACTTGGTTACAGACAAGCAACATTTGCAATACTTTTGTTTTCGATGAGCAGTTTAGCTAACGCAGGGTTGATATATAGCAGTAATTTTGATGCCGAAAATGAAGAACCTATAATAACATCAGTTTCTTATTATTATTATTCTTCTATAAACTATGCCAGTCAAACATATTCCGAGACAGGTTTAGAATATATAGATGGATTAAGCCTTGAGATGAATTTAGATTTAAATTTGTTTTCTGGTACGCTTGGTTTTCAATTCTCGTTAAATGATTCAATTGTAGGTACATGGGATCTTACCGGCAGCTCAATAGAGCAAAAATATAATTTAGATTTCAACTTTGCAGAATTAAACTCAACTAGCACTGATTGGACTTTAAGAATGGATGTATATGATCCTATCTGTACTAGCTGTGGTGCAATACGGTTAACAGAATTAAACGATGTTACTTTCAAAAGTAGTCATGTTAACTCGGTTCCAGAGCCAACTACACTAGCTATTTTTGCTTTAGGAATGATTGGTTTAGCATCGCGTCGATTTAAAAAGCTATCTTAA
- a CDS encoding phosphoethanolamine transferase has product MQKIFSKTLSLNSATILLSLYFSIIFNFPFLQKTYHDLIKLDNFDFAYFISLPLFLSTIFVLLFSLLPRRYVYKTVITVLILLSAIFCYAMSSYGIIFDYGMVENMAETSTSEAFTYLNLSAVFYIILLTITPLIILRRINPKPNPLNLSVSHRLKLIVSALIIFIIIFFSLYSSYASVNRNNRDLAKYIVPIPTLIASYKYIKRNHFAEPMVFKELDSHPEIQTPLKTDKNVVVMIVGETARAKNFSLNGYYKQTNEYTEKFNIHFFNQMYSCGTATAVSVPCMFSLLNKEQFNKRSASSQQNLLDIAKLAGVDVLWVDNNEGCKGVCKRVNTINIDKNKSNPLCDGDYCFDEILLTQLDNKLAMLSSQTTLIVLHLMGSHGPTYYRRYPQEFATFLPDCQQSDIQNCTSEQLVNTYDNTIHYSDYVISEVINKLARFSKNSTQMINTEMIYVSDHGESLGENGLYLHGFPYAIAPIEQTHIPLLFWSNNTQKSFQSNCLKQSTQTTLNHDNIFHSMLGVLNVVSSTYQSKLDAFKPCRDDSDLMRIARS; this is encoded by the coding sequence GTGCAAAAAATATTTTCTAAAACGCTGTCATTAAATTCTGCAACAATTTTGTTAAGTCTTTATTTTTCAATTATTTTTAACTTTCCGTTTTTACAAAAAACGTATCATGATTTAATTAAGCTGGATAACTTTGATTTTGCTTACTTTATATCTCTACCCCTATTTTTAAGCACTATTTTTGTTCTGCTATTTAGTCTATTGCCGAGAAGGTATGTTTATAAAACAGTGATTACTGTTCTGATCTTGTTATCCGCCATATTCTGCTATGCAATGAGTAGTTATGGCATTATTTTTGATTACGGTATGGTAGAAAATATGGCGGAAACATCCACGTCTGAGGCTTTTACCTACCTTAATTTATCAGCTGTTTTTTATATAATACTATTAACAATTACACCTTTAATCATATTAAGAAGAATTAACCCTAAGCCAAATCCACTGAACCTAAGCGTAAGCCATCGTTTAAAGCTAATTGTTTCTGCCCTTATTATCTTTATCATTATTTTTTTTAGCTTATATTCTAGTTACGCGTCTGTTAATCGCAACAATAGAGATTTAGCAAAGTATATAGTGCCAATACCAACATTAATTGCGAGCTATAAATACATTAAACGAAACCATTTCGCTGAGCCAATGGTGTTTAAAGAGCTAGACTCTCACCCTGAAATACAAACACCGCTTAAAACAGATAAAAACGTCGTGGTAATGATTGTAGGAGAAACGGCAAGAGCAAAAAATTTCTCTTTAAATGGTTATTATAAACAAACAAATGAATATACAGAAAAATTTAATATACATTTTTTTAACCAAATGTATTCCTGCGGTACAGCAACAGCCGTTTCTGTTCCCTGTATGTTTTCATTATTAAACAAAGAGCAATTTAATAAGCGGTCGGCGTCTTCACAACAAAATCTATTAGATATTGCGAAATTAGCAGGTGTCGATGTGCTATGGGTTGATAATAATGAAGGCTGTAAGGGTGTCTGTAAACGAGTGAACACCATCAATATTGATAAAAATAAAAGTAATCCATTATGCGATGGTGACTATTGTTTTGATGAAATATTATTAACGCAATTAGATAATAAACTAGCCATGTTAAGCTCTCAAACCACATTAATTGTCCTGCATTTAATGGGCTCACATGGACCAACATATTATCGTCGTTACCCACAGGAATTTGCTACTTTTCTACCTGACTGCCAGCAAAGTGACATACAAAATTGTACATCAGAGCAACTGGTAAACACTTACGATAATACGATACATTATTCTGATTATGTGATTTCTGAAGTGATAAATAAATTAGCTAGATTTAGCAAAAACAGTACACAAATGATAAATACAGAAATGATTTATGTATCCGACCATGGGGAATCATTAGGTGAAAATGGTCTTTATTTACATGGTTTTCCATACGCTATTGCGCCTATCGAACAAACCCATATTCCTCTATTATTTTGGTCGAATAATACTCAAAAAAGCTTTCAAAGTAATTGCTTAAAACAGAGTACACAAACAACACTTAATCATGACAATATATTCCATTCGATGCTTGGCGTGTTAAATGTAGTGTCATCAACATATCAATCAAAACTTGATGCTTTTAAACCATGTCGCGATGACTCTGACCTGATGCGTATTGCTAGAAGTTAG
- a CDS encoding diacylglycerol kinase, translated as MTIQKHKGAKRIFLALINSLQGFKWLIKNETAFQQELILILVLSGTSCFLDISLLLHLLLIVSLLFVLLVEVINTAVEATIDRIGLEHHSLSGLAKDLGSLAVLISLAIAIATWGVVLWEL; from the coding sequence ATGACAATACAAAAACATAAAGGTGCTAAACGCATTTTTCTAGCCTTAATTAATTCATTACAAGGCTTTAAATGGTTAATAAAAAATGAAACTGCTTTTCAACAAGAGTTGATACTAATCCTTGTATTATCAGGTACTAGCTGCTTTCTCGATATCAGCTTATTACTCCATTTATTACTAATTGTTTCACTGCTGTTTGTTTTATTAGTTGAAGTTATTAACACCGCAGTAGAAGCAACGATTGATCGCATCGGGTTAGAGCATCATTCATTATCTGGATTAGCAAAAGACTTAGGATCTCTTGCTGTATTGATTAGTTTAGCAATCGCTATTGCTACCTGGGGAGTAGTTTTATGGGAGCTATAA
- a CDS encoding response regulator transcription factor, translated as MNILLVEDSDKLRRSLRIGLVALGFAVDEASDGADALAMALSDDYDIIILDLMLPSVDGLSILKSLRKHKKQSKVLILSAKDQLSDRIDGLFTGADDYMTKPFSFDELHARIIALTRRGELLRTSNLITINDFVVDLQAKVFSFEGKPIDLTATEYKIIECLFINKEKVVSAEKMGEYIVGKYDAINKNSLEAHISSIRKKLKQFSAIFPVKNKRGFGYVATDA; from the coding sequence ATGAATATTTTACTTGTTGAAGATTCTGATAAATTAAGACGTAGTTTGCGTATAGGCTTAGTTGCTTTAGGATTTGCTGTTGATGAAGCAAGTGACGGAGCCGATGCGTTAGCGATGGCATTATCTGATGATTATGACATTATTATTTTGGATTTAATGTTACCCAGTGTTGATGGCTTATCAATATTAAAATCGCTAAGAAAGCATAAAAAACAAAGTAAGGTACTTATTCTTTCTGCTAAAGATCAACTGTCAGATCGCATTGATGGTTTGTTTACCGGTGCCGATGATTATATGACTAAGCCTTTTTCATTTGATGAGTTACATGCTCGAATTATCGCGTTAACAAGGCGAGGTGAGTTATTAAGAACGTCAAACTTGATCACTATTAATGATTTTGTTGTCGATTTACAAGCCAAAGTGTTTAGCTTTGAAGGTAAACCGATAGACTTAACTGCTACAGAATATAAAATTATAGAATGTTTATTTATTAATAAAGAAAAAGTAGTGAGCGCTGAAAAAATGGGGGAGTATATTGTGGGTAAATACGATGCTATTAATAAAAACTCATTAGAAGCTCATATCTCATCTATTCGTAAGAAATTAAAACAGTTTTCAGCTATATTTCCTGTAAAAAATAAACGTGGATTTGGCTATGTTGCTACTGATGCTTAA
- a CDS encoding sensor histidine kinase, with the protein MKSIKQSLVKQLTTLITFILFIVLLFLDISVDTYVDKQFDDALEQKGKSLVNLISYKENSLQLTMLTDVMTAFDRTENAEYFQIWSNDKLLKYSATLNQTPEFDFNRTDLLLGGHIITETNLPDGESGRVFLFKFIPASDNNSTDIKPPIYLVFARSNATLEKILILIDIVFLITAIGTAFFIRYLVNKIVSKGLEPITLLNKKIREIDINNELEKFIIDHPPSEIKTIIDELNQFLIENRVLLKNEKRLTSDIAHELKTPITELMSVSEIAIKYPENEEVMENYKDDVLSISTRMKNIVESLLLLNKVSTEQFNLTMVDIDLSDKVLCILERLAITIPNFEQRIKTKLTDNIVITNDVFSLEAILTNLINNAIHYSPEASKVTIELNIINDKPKLTISNIPLQKLTPADINNMFEPLWQKDNARTSETHFGLGLAIVKTLAERANIKISVELKGSDLITFSVIF; encoded by the coding sequence ATGAAATCAATCAAACAGTCGTTAGTTAAGCAACTAACAACACTTATTACTTTTATTTTATTTATTGTTCTCTTATTTTTAGACATTAGTGTAGATACATATGTCGATAAACAATTTGATGATGCTTTAGAGCAAAAGGGTAAAAGTCTCGTTAACTTAATTAGTTATAAAGAAAATTCATTACAATTAACGATGCTAACCGATGTGATGACGGCGTTTGATCGCACAGAAAATGCAGAGTATTTTCAAATTTGGTCAAATGATAAGTTACTAAAATATTCAGCTACCTTAAATCAAACACCTGAATTTGACTTTAATCGTACCGATTTACTACTTGGCGGGCATATCATCACCGAAACTAATTTACCTGATGGTGAAAGTGGGCGTGTTTTTTTATTTAAATTTATACCAGCGAGTGACAATAATTCTACAGATATCAAACCTCCTATATATCTTGTTTTTGCTCGGTCAAATGCAACGCTTGAGAAAATTTTAATATTAATAGATATTGTTTTCTTAATCACCGCAATCGGTACTGCTTTTTTTATTCGTTACTTAGTTAATAAAATTGTTTCTAAGGGGTTAGAGCCAATTACCTTACTTAATAAAAAAATCAGAGAAATTGATATCAATAATGAATTAGAAAAATTTATCATTGATCATCCACCAAGTGAAATTAAAACAATTATTGATGAATTAAATCAATTTTTAATTGAAAACAGAGTATTACTTAAAAATGAAAAACGGTTAACTTCAGATATTGCGCATGAGCTAAAAACACCTATTACAGAATTAATGAGTGTGAGTGAAATAGCGATTAAATATCCAGAGAATGAAGAGGTTATGGAGAACTATAAAGACGATGTATTATCTATATCTACGCGTATGAAAAACATTGTAGAGTCATTGTTATTATTAAATAAAGTAAGTACTGAGCAATTTAATTTAACCATGGTTGATATAGATTTATCAGATAAAGTGTTATGTATTTTAGAAAGGTTGGCAATAACCATACCTAATTTTGAACAAAGAATTAAAACCAAACTTACCGATAACATTGTTATTACGAATGATGTGTTTTCCTTAGAAGCAATACTAACAAATCTTATTAACAATGCGATTCATTACAGCCCAGAAGCAAGTAAAGTAACAATTGAACTGAATATTATTAATGACAAACCAAAGCTAACCATATCTAACATACCACTACAGAAATTAACGCCCGCAGACATAAATAATATGTTCGAACCTCTATGGCAAAAAGATAATGCCAGAACATCTGAAACCCATTTTGGCTTGGGTTTAGCTATTGTGAAAACTTTAGCTGAACGAGCTAATATAAAAATATCAGTTGAATTAAAAGGCTCAGATTTAATTACCTTTAGTGTGATTTTTTGA